The sequence below is a genomic window from Candidatus Eisenbacteria bacterium.
CGACCTCGAGCCGAAGGTGCCTCTGAGCTACACGGACGACGAGCTGGCCGCGCTCACCCCGTATCGCGACGAGCAGACGGGGAACATCGTCTGGGTGAAGGACCTCGCGGTGAAGAACATCGTCGAGACGAACCGGTGGAAGCGTCCGCTCTATCTCGCCGTCACGGTGCCCGATCAGATGGGGCTCGAGAAGCGGCTCTCGCTGGAGGGGCTCGTGTTCCGCGTGAACCCCCAGGACGCCGGCCGCTCGGTCGACGTCCAGAGGACGATGGACAACCTGTACCGCGTCTTCCGCTACGAGGGGCTCCTCGACAAGAACCGGAACTACGACACCGCCGTGTACAAGGACGAGAACGCGTATCGTCTCGTCCAGAACTACACCGCCGCGCACGTGCAGGTCGGCTATCAGCTCCACATGGCGCGGCGCCCCCAGGACGCGATCCGCGTGCTCGAGGACGCCGCCAAGATCTCGCCGGATTTCCCCGGGCTCCTCGAATACCTGGGGCGCCTCTACGACGAGAGCGGACGCGTCGCGGACGCGGAGCGCGTGTACCTGGAGGGCTCGCGGCGCTTCCCGGACGCGCCGGAGTTCCCGTTCCACCTCGGCGTGATCTACTACCGCACCGGGAGGACCGAGGACGGGATCGTCCAGCTGCGCCGCGCCGTGGACATGAACCAGCAGTATTTCGACTGGTTCAGCGCGCTCTTCACCGCGCTCTGGGAGCAGGGGCGCCGGGAGGAGGCGGTGGACGTGCTGCGCACGTGGGTTCGCGCGCATCCCGAGGACCGGGACGGCGCCGCGTACCTCCAGGAGTTCGAGGAGTCGCTCCGGGTCCGGCCCCGGGCGGCTCCGGGCGCGCGCATTCCGGAGTCTCGATGACGGCGCCCCGGGTCCTGGTCACCGGCGCGGCCGGGTTCATCGGCTCGACCCTCGTCGAGGCGCTCCTCAAGAAGGACACGGCCGTGACCGGCGTGGACGCCTTCACGTCGAACTACAATCCGGCGCAGAAGCGCTCCAACATCGCCTCGGCGCTCACCAACCCCTCGTTCCGGCTGATCGAGGCCGACATCCGGAGCGCGCCGCTCGAGCCGCTCCTCGAGGACGTGACGCACGTGGTGCATCTCGCCGCGCTCCCCGGGGTCCGCGCGAGCTGGGGCGACCCGTTCCGCGCGTACGCCGAGCACAACGTCACGGCGACCCAGCGGCTCCTCGAGGCGCTCCGCGCGCACCCCGTCGAGCGGATCGTGGTGGCGTCGAGCTCCTCGGTCTACGGGCTCCCGACCCGATTTCCCACGCCGGAGGACGAGATGCCCCGCCCGATCTCGCCCTACGGCGTCACGAAGCTCGCCACGGAGGCGCTCCTCCACGCCTACTGGGCCAGCTTCCGGCTTCCGGTCGTCTCGCTCCGCTACTTCACCGTGTACGGGCCGCGGCAGCGCTCCGACATGGGGATCCACAACTTCTTCGAGGCCGCGCGCGCCGGGACCCCCGTCTCGATCTACGGCGACGGGAGCCAGACGCGGGACTTCACCTTCGTCGACGACGCCGTGGCCGCCACGATGGAGGCGCTCTTCCGTCCTGCCGTGCCCGGGCTCGTCTACAACATCGGGGGCGGGCACCGGGTCACGCTGCACGACCTCCTCGCGTCGATCGAGCTCGTGAGCGGACTCACGATCGAGCGCCGCCTCGTCGCGCCCCCGCCGGGCGACCCTCGCGACACGTCCGCCGACACGTCGCGCGCGCGTCGCGACCTGGGATACGAGCCGCGCACGGACCTCACGCAGGGACTGAGGCGCCAGTGGGAATGGCACCGGAGCCGCTGACCGGAACGGCGATGCGGGAGTCCGCGGGGACGCCAGCCATCGCGCGCGGGCCCGACCCCGACCTCACGGTCCTGATCCCGGTCTGGAACGAGGCCGACAACATGGAGCCCCTGCTGCGGAAGCTCGCCGCGGACATCGCGCCGCTCGGGCTCCGGACGGAGATCCTCGTCGTGGACGACGGGTCGACGGACGGCACGTTCGACCGGGTCCGCGCGCTCGCGGCGTCGGTCCCCGGCCTGCGCGGAATCCGCTTCCGGCGGAACTACGGAAAGTCCGCCGCGCTCTCCGTGGGCTTCCGCGAGGCGCGCGGCCGCTTCGTGGTCACGATGG
It includes:
- a CDS encoding NAD-dependent epimerase/dehydratase family protein: MTAPRVLVTGAAGFIGSTLVEALLKKDTAVTGVDAFTSNYNPAQKRSNIASALTNPSFRLIEADIRSAPLEPLLEDVTHVVHLAALPGVRASWGDPFRAYAEHNVTATQRLLEALRAHPVERIVVASSSSVYGLPTRFPTPEDEMPRPISPYGVTKLATEALLHAYWASFRLPVVSLRYFTVYGPRQRSDMGIHNFFEAARAGTPVSIYGDGSQTRDFTFVDDAVAATMEALFRPAVPGLVYNIGGGHRVTLHDLLASIELVSGLTIERRLVAPPPGDPRDTSADTSRARRDLGYEPRTDLTQGLRRQWEWHRSR